One Panicum virgatum strain AP13 chromosome 3N, P.virgatum_v5, whole genome shotgun sequence DNA segment encodes these proteins:
- the LOC120666414 gene encoding nucleoside diphosphate kinase 2, chloroplastic-like: protein MIKPDGVQRGLVGEIISRFEKKGFLLKGLKLYQCSKDLAQEHYKDLKDKPFFPRLVDYITSGPVVCMAWEGDGVVASARKLIGATNPLQAEPGTIRGDLAVRTGRNVVHGSDSPDNGKREISLWFKEGELCQWESVQIPWLVE, encoded by the exons ATGATAAAACCTGATGGAGTTCAGCGTGGCTTG GTTGGGGAGATCATTTCTCGCTTTGAGAAGAAAGGCTTTTTGTTGAAGGGGTTGAAGCTTTATCAGTGCTCCAAGGACTTGGCTCAG GAACATTACAAGGATTTGAAGGACAAACCATTCTTTCCCAGACTGGTTGATTACATAACTTCTGGCCCTGTTGTTTGCATG GCCTGGGAGGGTGATGGTGTTGTTGCATCAGCTCGCAAATTAATCGGAGCTACTAATCCCCTTCAAGCTGAACCAGGAACCATAAGGGGTGATCTTGCAGTTCGAACAGGAAG GAATGTTGTCCATGGAAGTGATAGTCCTGATAACGGCAAGCGTGAAATAT CTCTGTggttcaaagaaggtgagctCTGCCAGTGGGAATCAGTTCAAATACCTTGGCTTGTAGAGTAA
- the LOC120663597 gene encoding patatin-like protein 1, whose translation MFSLRSCGRQVCLASSTAPLNIDLHRSVIVGSSWQLNKDKGEEPGRRRRSHPPHKRRRVFHHPCGRGEAAAQPCAVVGDRVTVLTIDGGGIRGLIPGTVLAFLEARLQDRDGPAARLADYFDYIAGTSTGGLITAMLATPGKDGRPRFSADGINPFYLKHGPRIFPQRWSSLAACIAAARGPKYDGEYLRALIREKLGEKRVLDTLTNVVIPTFDVKLQQPIIFSTYDAKVTPSKNALLSDVCIGTSAAPTYLPAHYFCTKDANREQREYNLIDGGVAANNPTMVAMTMITEEIMARKEDAHQYLTRTMEENCGRFLVLSIGTGLRSEEEQYTAEACSRWGILGWLHKGGMKPIIDFFMAASSDLVDIHVAAKFKLFRSESNYLRVQDNTLGGTAAAVDVATPENMGNLVGTGENLLRQQVSRVNVDTGKYEVVPGERTNAQALDDLAKQLSEERKARLRQGKAVPGRGVGAAR comes from the exons ATGTTTTCTCTTCGTAGTTGTGGTCGGCAAGTGTGCCTTGCCTCCTCTACTGCCCCTCTGAATATAGACCTTCACCGGTCGGTGATTGTTGGCTCGTCGTGGCAGCTGAACAAAGACAAAGGAGAGGaaccggggaggaggaggaggagccatcCACCCCACAAGCGTCGTCGTGTCTTCCACCACCCATGCGGTagaggcgaggcggcggcgcagccgtgCGCCGTGGTGGGTGACCGGGTGACGGTCCTGACCATCGACGGTGGCGGCATCCGGGGCCTCATCCCGGGCACGGTGCTCGCCTTCCTCGAGGCCCGGCTGCAGGACCGGgacgggccggcggcgaggttggcGGACTACTTCGACTACATCGCCGGGACGAGCACCGGCGGGCTCATCACGGCGATGCTGGCCACGCCGGGGAAGGACGGGCGCCCGCGCTTCTCCGCCGACGGTATCAACCCCTTCTACCTCAAGCACGGCCCGCGCATCTTCCCTCAGAGGTGGAGCAGCCTCGCTGCTTGCATCGCCGCGGCGAGGGGCCCCAAGTACGACGGCGAGTACCTCCGGGCCTTGATCCGGGAGAAGCTTGGCGAGAAGAGGGTGCTCGACACGCTCACCAATGTCGTCATCCCCACCTTCGACGTCAAGCTGCAGCAGCCTATCATCTTCTCCACATACGAC GCCAAGGTCACGCCTTCGAAGAATGCGCTGCTATCTGATGTCTGCATCGGCACGTCGGCGGCTCCAACCTATCTCCCAGCACACTACTTCTGCACCAAAGATGCCAACAGAGAACAGCGCGAATACAACCTCATCGACGGTGGTGTTGCGGCCAACAATCCG ACGATGGTTGCCATGACGATGATCACGGAAGAGATCATGGCCAGGAAAGAGGACGCGCACCAGTACCTGACCAGGACGATGGAGGAGAACTGCGGCCGGTTCCTGGTGCTGTCCATCGGCACCGGCCTGAGGTCCGAGGAGGAGCAGTACACCGCGGAGGCCTGCTCCAGGTGGGGCATCCTCGGGTGGCTGCACAAGGGGGGCATGAAGCCCATCATTGACTTCTTCATGGCCGCCAGCTCCGACCTCGTCGACATCCACGTCGCCGCCAAGTTCAAGCTGTTCCGCAGCGAGAGCAACTACCTCCGCGTCCAGGACAACACGCTCGGCGGCACCGCCGCGGCGGTGGACGTGGCGACGCCGGAGAACATGGGGAACCTCGTCGGGACCGGCGAGAACCTGCTGAGGCAGCAGGTGTCGAGGGTCAACGTGGACACCGGCAAGTACGAGGTGGTGCCGGGTGAGAGGACCAACGCGCAAGCTCTCGACGACCTGGCGAAGCAGCTCTCCGAGGAGAGGAAGGCGAGGCTCCGGCAAGGGAAGGCTGTGCCAGGCCGTGGCGTCGGTGCGGCGCGGTAG